From Spiroplasma eriocheiris, the proteins below share one genomic window:
- a CDS encoding lipoprotein yields the protein MKKIITILGSFGLIVTGTSNIIACHQQSEDKNNAKNEITYDYDVLSDLALNLCFFAYDQTNQKFKLQTGALTYEICKISQPTEEITKAIWKEVGNQNFDFNKLIYLLIKLVLYLKK from the coding sequence ATGAAAAAAATAATTACTATACTAGGATCATTTGGCTTGATTGTAACTGGAACAAGCAATATTATTGCTTGTCATCAACAATCCGAAGATAAAAACAATGCTAAGAATGAGATTACTTACGATTATGATGTTTTAAGTGATTTAGCTCTTAATTTGTGTTTTTTTGCTTATGATCAAACTAATCAAAAGTTTAAGTTACAAACGGGAGCATTAACTTACGAAATATGTAAAATTAGTCAACCAACCGAAGAAATAACCAAAGCAATTTGAAAAGAAGTTGGTAATCAAAATTTTGATTTTAATAAATTAATTTATTTATTGATAAAGCTAGTACTTTATTTAAAAAAATAA
- a CDS encoding lipoprotein → MMKKLLVIFGAVGFTVTSASNIIACHHQKLDETEHIPQPSDITYNYEKLSDLAVYLCFFEYNKTTKKFTLRTGDLSSQKIALLEDSEAISEKIWKVLGTKNFMLSKLIYYFADKITALFNKLGIEPEGSDEHQSFSLKDLEIYEFSPSKILMTNNSNPINVNLSWDLKFLLVHDKKQLSINTIGNCVIPFVVLEILLK, encoded by the coding sequence ATGATGAAAAAATTATTAGTAATTTTTGGCGCTGTTGGTTTTACAGTAACTAGTGCAAGTAATATTATTGCTTGTCATCATCAAAAACTAGATGAAACAGAGCACATTCCTCAACCTAGTGATATTACTTATAATTATGAAAAATTAAGTGATCTAGCTGTTTACTTATGTTTTTTTGAATATAACAAAACTACTAAAAAATTTACCTTACGTACTGGTGATTTAAGTAGTCAAAAAATTGCCTTATTAGAAGATTCTGAAGCAATTAGTGAAAAGATTTGAAAAGTATTAGGAACAAAAAATTTTATGTTAAGTAAGTTAATTTATTATTTTGCCGATAAAATCACCGCTTTGTTCAATAAATTAGGAATTGAACCCGAGGGAAGTGATGAGCATCAGTCTTTTTCTCTCAAAGATTTGGAAATTTATGAATTTTCACCATCAAAAATTTTAATGACAAATAATTCAAATCCAATTAATGTTAATCTTAGTTGAGATCTTAAATTTTTACTAGTCCACGATAAAAAACAACTATCAATAAATACCATTGGTAATTGTGTTATTCCATTTGTAGTTTTAGAAATTTTATTAAAATAA